AGCGACAGCACAGCTACACTATATGCAACACTGAATCAGGCTTGTAGGGCAGCAGCCTTTACTGAAATCGCTGTTAATCTCTTGAAAGTGTCCTGCCAGTGGTTGGCCTCAGGTCGACGGCCCAGTCAGCTGGACTCGAAGAGATCGCTGTCAGGCTGTGTCTGAACCAGCGGAAGCAACTGTGTCCTCATGTTTGGGTTCCCATCCTGAAGCCCCAGCGGCCCTGCATCCGTCCTCCAGCTTCAGATCAGCTGCCCTCTGACCTCCTGAGCCAAACCTATCTCACCTACCCTCTCCCGTTTTTCGTGGACGTCTTGGACGATGATGAGGTTTTGCTCCCAATCAAGAACAAACGCGTGGTTTTCGCTGACTCGCAGGGATTGTCTCTAACGGCCGTGCGAGTGTTttctgatgaagaggagcagtcTGACCTCGACCTGCTGCCGTCGCTGCAGGGTTTAGGGAGGATGACAGAGGATGGCTACAGCTGCACCGTCAGCACCTGCTGCCCAGGAACACAGCTCAAACTGGGCTTCCCGCAGCCCTCTGCAGATTTCCAGGCCTTCCGTTCCAAGCTGGCAAAGAGCATGGTCATCCTGGAGAACTGCAGCGTTAATGAGCAGGCCCTCAAAGGCACCGTCCGAGTCAGGAACATCAGTTTCCAGAAAGACGTGCGTGTTCGCATCACCTTTGACTCATGGCAGAGCTATAGAGATGTGCCCTGCACATACCTGCAGAAACGTTTCGGAGGACCTCAGACTGACATCTTTGAATTTGACATTGCTATTCCTAAAGTGCTAGATGCCAAAAGGAAGGTAGAATTCTGTCTAAGTTATTTACCAGGTGGGCAGAGCGAGCCTTTCTGGGACAATAACAACGGACAGAATTACAGCATTGCCGTGTGTGTGAGCTCACATCTCTGTCGCGGGAAGAATCTAAGTGAAAGGGCATGACGCGCTGAGCCTAGAAATGATCCCGAGCTTTCTCATTCGTAACACATCAGACCCGGGGAAAGACGAGGTGGATATTTTTTTATTACGCTTGcattgttttcactttgaattGGACATCTCAGTAACATCTTTGGataaaaaaagtcttaaaacatgtcagttttgttgcattcagtttttcttttccagctTTCTTTCACATTCAGCATCAAATGGGTGTTCCAGGCCACTCACCAACACATATATTACTGTTACTTATAACAGGGAGGGGATCCCTTTCACATGGGGCATTTGTGGGATTCCCATATAGGTCAGAGATTACGAGGCAGGGACAAACAGAAACCCCATAGCAAGAGAGAGGCTATTCTTAGCTCAGCACAGTTAGAGAGTCAGGACTCGCTGTCACCAACTGATTGCAGGGAACTTTGTGATACCATCTTCCACATTACCTTTATCCTAAAACCCCAACACACTGAATGGCCCCTTGTTCAGTGTCACACTTTCCTGGCGTGCAACATTTAGATTCTGTCTAATTAGGAACATcagaagtcttttttttaaagacaaaaaacatgtgGCAGTGACTTTGTAGAGAGAAGAAGTAaaaatactgtgtttgtgtttaaaacCAATGACTGATACAACCAGTGAGAAATCACATTAAACATGTAGTCCAGcttaaaaaacaatgaaatcaaacacatcttacaggggggaaaaaacatttttgaaaaagatATTCAGAAAATGCCACAAAGACACCAGAGCGCACAGATGACTCTCGACAAATAAGGAGCAGGGAGTTTGTCCGGTCTTCTAAAGCCTATCGTGTCTTCAGTTATGTTTTGTTCAGCAGTCATGGATGGATGTTTGCCGGATTTCCAGCTGTGATCAAGATGAAGTCAGGTGGTGCATATTGTGAAAGTTGTCTATTTAATACTCGCTATTCTAGTCCAGGCAGGAGGGAAGAGGGACAGCAGCATGCACGCACCCCGAGAGGTGGGCTGTTTCCACTGTGTCCTGACCTACACGCGGTGGGCTCGACCATTTCATTtcgtgtgtctgtcagtgttgtaTTCTCACGCACGCCCAGGTCTGTCCTCAGCGTCCCACACTGATGTTGCACACCTTGCAGCTGGGGTCTTTCTTGGCGTTGGCCGTGGTCAGACTCTTGAGCTGGTGGTGCCCGCTGATCTGCTCCACAGTGCCCTGGTCCAGGTGTACCGGCTCTGTGAAAAGCACCTCGAGGATGACGTCGCTGGCGTGGCAGTACAGAGGCTCCTCCCCCGGCCTCTGGGGGTCCGTGTAGGTCAGGAAGGGGTTGGAGGCCAAGTCCAGCATGGGGAGGCGGGTGCGACAGAAGGTATCTCCCTCTGAGCCAACGGGGGCCAGCACCAGCACCACGTAGTGGTAGGctgtgtacatacagtagaAGTCTGCAAAGTACAGGCTGATGTTGGGGTTCAGCAGGTGACCGGCTGGGATCTGGAAACGCAGAGGGCCGTAAGGGGAGTCTTTGGGAGGGAGGCCTGTATCAAACTCTGTGTTGCAGCTGAAGAAGACTCCGTGCAGTTTGGCGTTGATCGGAGAACCGTGACTCCCACTGCAGTCTTTTAGGGCTGGACGCATCAGGCCTCCACATTCCCCTCTAATCCGAGATATGAAGACATAAAACAGTGTTACACTTGAAGGAATAATTAGACATTTTGGGGGATATTCCCATGTTTGTAAGATAAATAAGAAGCCACAATgagcaggtggttagcttagcttagcacaaagactgtaaacagggggaaacagcttgcctggctctgtccaaacgTGACAAAATCAGCACCACTG
The DNA window shown above is from Chelmon rostratus isolate fCheRos1 chromosome 5, fCheRos1.pri, whole genome shotgun sequence and carries:
- the zgc:77112 gene encoding protein phosphatase 1 regulatory subunit 3C, coding for MEMSSTIVLPVVGLRSTAQSAGLEEIAVRLCLNQRKQLCPHVWVPILKPQRPCIRPPASDQLPSDLLSQTYLTYPLPFFVDVLDDDEVLLPIKNKRVVFADSQGLSLTAVRVFSDEEEQSDLDLLPSLQGLGRMTEDGYSCTVSTCCPGTQLKLGFPQPSADFQAFRSKLAKSMVILENCSVNEQALKGTVRVRNISFQKDVRVRITFDSWQSYRDVPCTYLQKRFGGPQTDIFEFDIAIPKVLDAKRKVEFCLSYLPGGQSEPFWDNNNGQNYSIAVCVSSHLCRGKNLSERA
- the LOC121607021 gene encoding phytanoyl-CoA hydroxylase-interacting protein, with product MDAPLSTPCNIQICEVTCDSFRIVWDMTPEDTARATHFFIDLSRKESRDPNRFKHRDVPTKLVAKAVPLPMAVRGHWFLSPRTEYCVAVQTAVRQPDGDYLVSEWSQVVEFCTGDYAMEHLQQLLDKAKGSAGRLLKFSVFYRNQHPDYFDYVRGECGGLMRPALKDCSGSHGSPINAKLHGVFFSCNTEFDTGLPPKDSPYGPLRFQIPAGHLLNPNISLYFADFYCMYTAYHYVVLVLAPVGSEGDTFCRTRLPMLDLASNPFLTYTDPQRPGEEPLYCHASDVILEVLFTEPVHLDQGTVEQISGHHQLKSLTTANAKKDPSCKVCNISVGR